The region cactatgTAACCTGAAGCTCCTGTAACACACACCACTTTTCCTGCTCCACTCATCCTCTGCTCTCTCTCTGTAATGTGTTTATTCAGAGCCTTAAGTAAGGACCAATAATTTTGTAGTTGTTTCTTCCAATATTATGTTTACCTGAGGATCAGCAACCGAATGAAGAACAGGAGATGCTGTGTGAAAGACACCATCACATCCATTGGTAACATAATCAAAAGATCCTTCTTCTAATAAATTTGCTTTGAACAAATAAATTCTTTCTTTACCAAGTGTTTTGTTTTCTTTGAATCATCTGCAAATATAAGGAGTTCAAAAGATTGCATAGACTTTGCATGCCAAATCAAATTTATGTGATAAAACCCAGAATTTGAAAGCACATAATATTTGTGTAGATACatgtttttttttgtaacaatTAGATGATATGAACTGAGTTAAAAATAAGAGATAATAAGAAACTAACTTGGGTCACGAACATATGCTTTGACGGTGTACCCTTGTTGTAATAGGAGCTTCACCAGCCATGAAGCTATGTAACCTGAAGCTCCAGTTACACACACCACCTTTCCTACTCCACTCATTCTCTCTTTCATTTTATCTCTTTATATTAGAAGAAAACCAGATATTATTAACTtgaggagaaaaaaaatgaagggTATCAAAAGGAGAGATTTTTTAGGGGAAAAAGCAAAAAACCAGAATCTAGAAtagaaaatagagaagaaaaCAGTACAACAACACCTTGAGGAGGAAGACAATGGACTGGCAAACAAAAAGGAAAGGGGATCGAATCGCACTTGCagttggtttggtttggttttttaatGCAGTTTTGGTCCAAAGATTGGAAGAAcatataaaaatagaaatattacaAGTTTTaaagtattaaaagtgtttaaatATTATTGGAGTGAAATTTTACAAGTGATTCTATCTGTTGACATGATCAATATTAATGAgtgtttttttctttaaaattaaaGCTGACAAAACATACTAAATTAAAAATTGACAAGTAGGCTGTGATAATATAAATATTCTAAACTTATATTTGTGAGtgatgttataataatataaattttcttGCCGGAGATTTGTTCTTCTTGCTATTAGATTAAGATATTTATAAACGTTTTAGAGTTTAAAATTAAATACTACTTTAGAGTTCTAATGTCCAAGTCCAAGAGCCAAATTAACTATATTTTAACAAGACCATTTAAATAAAAGGCTTATTTTATAGCAGGACAAGTACCCCAATTAAGTAAAGCTGTCTTCTTTTGTTTTTATTCcttttaaaattaagaaaaaaatagcaTGAAACTATACAAATATATGGTTGTCCTTGTCAATGACATACATTAGATATTTATAAAGCCTTTTTCCTTCAAGCTTTCTACAGTGTCTCTCAAGCTCACTTCCAATGGGATGAAATTGATTCCCAGACTCTTTGCTTTCAAATCTGATACTTGATACTTTGGCATTTGCGGCTGCTCATCTTCACACCTACCAAACAACAAACATTACGCTATTATAATTAAAAGTCTGGTAGCTAAAAGTGTTATTAAATACAAAATATGCAATTTGTACTGGCAACTTCtaattaaatgttattatatatTTAGTGATAAGCATTCTTTAGTTGTGACTAAAAGTGATATTTAATTGCAAAAATTATATGAAATAACAGAAAAAATTGAAACTCTATAGCGAGTAAAGACTATGTTAACTTACTTTTCAGGAATATTCAAAGAAGGGTAGAGGTCTTTTAAAATCTTTAAAAGATCAGACATGTGTGCAACACATCCAACTAAACAGTATCTTCCACTAGCTGAAGCAACTTCCATTCATTGAATGTGTGCATTTGCAACATCTCTGATATCAACATATCCAAAAACTTCATTTGGAAACATTTGATTCCCTGCACTTAAAGACCAAGCAGAATCAACACCATGTATGTATCAACTTATTTTGATGACAAGATGAACATAATATGATCACAATGAGTGTGTGAGAGAATGCTAAACTGTACCCTTTAAAAGTTGAATAACCAGCTCCACACTACCATTAATAATTGGTGGCAAGAGAGGACCAAGTACTACAGCTGGATGAATAGTGACCAAATCGATCATATTTTCTTTTGCAAATTTCCAAGCAGCCTCCTCAGCTAGAGTTTTCGAAAGTGGATAATAAAGCTACAAAGGAAAAAGTCTAAAGTCAAAACCATAACCTTGAAATTCTAATTCCCAATACATAATAAGAATCAGAAGCTAAACACAATGCCACTGTTATAAAAGACATGGTGATGAGTTATGACTCGACTAATGGACAGTTTATATACTTTAAAAACTTGAAGACTTGATGCAAACTCAATATGTAAATGACTGATTAATAGAACTTTTGTCCTTGTGTTTAGAACTTCTCTGGGAAAGGTTGGGTGGCTGTAAAGGGGGTTATTGGGGTGTGTTAGTTTCCTGGGAAACTGTATGAGAAAGTCCTTTACACTTGTTGTAGAAAATCAAGCTGTAAATTCTTTTCATTAATTGCTTAGTGAAATAATGCAATCCGCACGAACCAAGTAAAACCTAGTTGTGCTCTCTCTTTTGGTAGTACTTGCTTTCTTTCTGTTTTTAGATCTCATGTTTAGCTGAATTTGGAAGCTTTAATCCTCACAAAATGCAATATTACAAAGCTTGAGAACGAGAGTATAAACCTTCATACTCTCGCAAACAGCAGGATCAGAAAACCATGTCTCGTCAACAACCACATCAGGGGTGCATTGTGTTCCATTGAATACAACTGAAGCCATGGAAGATGTTATAACCACTCTTTTTACAGATGGAACTTTAGCACATGACCTCAGAACATTTAGTGTTCCCTTCACTGCCGGCTCTATTATTTCTGCCTGAAATATACATTGCAAAAACTCAATAATCATTGCAGGAGTCAATATGAAAAACTTACCAAATCATCatttcaatatatataatataaataaatatagatatatatgtgtgtgtgtttacATGAGGGTGTGGAGCTGAGAGAAATGAAGGAGAGGCTGTGTGAAAAACACCATCACATCCACTGACAGCAGAATCAAAAGAGCCTTCATCCATTAAATTTGCTTCAAATAAATGAAGTCTTTCTTTAGCTCCATCTAGTGCAAGTAAGTGGTCTGTTTTCTTTGAATCACCTACACCATATATTATAAGCAAATCAATAGGACTTCGAGAATTATGAGATTAATATCTTTGTTTTCAGCCAAAAAAAAGCCAAACAAACTTAACCCTAGAATTTGGCAGTGATTTTTATCTTCTCTTTTTGGTAAAAAAATTGAATCAATTGGAAAAGGAACTATAAAGAGAACTTACTTAGATTACTGACAGTGGCTTTGACAATATATCCACTTTGTAGTAAGACCTTCACTAGCCATGAAGCTATGTAACCTGAAGCTCCTGTAACACACACCACTTTTCCTGCTCCACTCATCCTCTGCTCTCTCTCTGTAATGTGTTTATTCAGAGCCTTAATTAACATTTTGATATAAAGAAAAAATGGATAGCAGATCAGTTCATTATTTTAAAGTCTAAATTCAATAAAAGGATTCATACCTTTCCTTCCAATGTAAACAAAATGATGCaatttgttttaaaaagtaaAAGGGGAATGATTGGCCTTCTTATCCATCTACCTTGGTTAAATTATTGTAGGACCTCATTGGCAGACACGTGATTGGTTGGATTCGAAACCCAAACATCATGACTTCATTCAGTAGAAGCAAAGGATTTCAATAGATGCGTTGGCCACTATTACTGGTGTGTATTTTGATACATAGATAATATAATAGTTTTTCAGCacaaaagatttttttttctggTATGTTATTTAACACCATACTTTTAAGCAACATAGACATCATACTGGTATTTTTTTTTCTGGTGTGTTTTTTGGCATGTTATTTAATAAGAAACATAGACAAGATTTGAACCTTCGTAAAAATCACGATAGAATTACCTTAGAGGAACGGTGAGAGCAGAGTATAGCTATGTGTACATTATATCCACTCAGAAAATATCTATACTCTGCTCTCACCATTATCGTCTGAAGAGGCATAGTCAATATGGACCTTATGGCTTGAAAGGAATAGTAGAATTTTCGAAGGTATCTATAGCTCGTTTGAGGCAATTTGGGATAAAGATCAAGTTTTGGATTGCAACTTGGGTGTATAGAACCAAGTTTCTTGCCGGGGTTTCCTTTTTGGATCTTAATAGAGATTGGGATCATTTTTGGCTTTAGAGTTGGGGAGAGGGGTTCAGTTGTGGGTGTTTTAGTGGGCTTGCTTGTTTTGTAACCATGCAACAAGATATTGAAGATTTGAAGGGACAACAACAGCTGTTGTTGCATGGTCAGATGGATATTAAAGATCGTCAATTCCACATGACGAACTACATGGCTGATTTTTGTCTCTTCAAATCTTCAATATCTTGTTGCATGGTGCTATATTGCCGAGAACTAGAGCCTTCAGTAGCTCTAGAAGTGGATGTTTTCTACCCTTTCTCTTTGGCCGAGTGAACTCAGGTTGTTCATCGGTAGGTGGCAATGGCAGCAGACTCGGGTCGACAGGCTCGTATCCCAAACCAGTGGGTCGAGGAACACccccataatttttattttgatgcAACACTGACTGATGACTAAATATGGGAGATTGTTCACAGACTTCATTAATGTTCATGAGCACTCCTTGATCCTTACATAAATTGGTAATTAGCGAAGCATGTCCATGACCACCAGATGTGGCCCCTCGCGCAATATAACTAATACTCTCTGCGATAAGCCTCCCAACATTGATTGACTTGCCCGAACAAATACAATATAGCAAGTATAGATGTTCAATAGTTACTTCCATTTGTTGAGTGGAAGGCATAAGAGTACTAATAACGAACCTGTTCCAAAGCCTCTCATACGGACTCAAACATGTGGCCTTGATTGATCTTGGAGTAACCATGTCACTCCCCATTTTGTATGTAGAGCCGGGCTTAGTCATTTCCTTTAAGAGAAAATCATAATCATTTTCATCGGCTCCTGCGTGATAATCATCATCCCATGGATCATTGAGGCCGTAGAACCTGTTTATTACTTGAGGAGAATAACAAATATTTTTACCCCGAACTAAGACTGTATGATCATCCCTCTCCACAAAAGCATTGGCATAAAATTCCCTGACCAAACTGATATTGGCTAAAAGTTTGGGCTCacacaactgctgccagtttctACTAATAATCATCTGCGGGAGAATGCCATCTAATTCACTTGGCCGAAAGTGAGACTCCACAATCACTGTTTTATTTTTAACAATCCATTCCTCGAATTTTTTTGAACAGTGGGGTTAACAAATGTATGAGGAATAGTGACATTGGCACGTTGGATTGTGGACATGGTCTTCGCTTTCTTGGGAGCCATGGAGTAGTTCAATCGCAAAAATACAAGTAACAGTCGCTGAACACACTAACAACCCCAAATCAACTCAGAAACACCCAATAATCTCCAAAATATGGCAAAACCGTTCACTGAGTACTTTTATCAAACACTTAGTGTGCAATCGTGAAAAAATGGCCAAAAATACTCAAACAACCCCACAATCTTTCCCAACTATATAGAATAATCTCCCAAGATGATAAAAACAATAAACACAAACCAATCTCACAATAGATTCCAAAAATTCGTCCAATGCCcaaaaacaaatttaaattcttCAAATTCCTCGATATATCATCAAACACATCAAAACTCAACAATGTACCTTGAAAACTTGAAAAGGATGATGAAATTGGGGTTGAAATCCTCTTGCTCTTAGCACCAATAGTTGAGAATATTGTTATTATTCATGGTTACTAAAACAACACTTAGCCATGTGATCTAATCCAACTGCGACCAGGTATTTTTTTAACAGATTTCTCTCTCATTTTGCTCCTCACAAGTGAAACATCCAACCAGCGATCGGTGGCAGCGTAGATATTTGAAAGCAGCACATAATTACCAGCATTTTGAGGTTCAAGCTCAATCAACCGACTGGCAACTAACTCACCCAGCTCCACATCGCAATGTAGCATACATGTCCCAAGTAGTGCGCCCCATGAAGCAGAAGTGGGTTCCATGGGCATTGAACTCAAAAGTTCATAAGCTTCTTTCAGCCTTCTTGAACGGCTGAGAAGATCAACCATACAAGCATAATGATCTTGCGAAGGAGCAATGGAGTACTCATTTTTCATTAAATGAAATAATCGCCTACCATCCTCGACCAGCCCAGATCGGCTACAAGCTGTCAGGATAACTGAAAAAGCCACCTCATCAGGAATCAAACCGTCATTTAGCATCATATGGAAAAGGGAAACGACCTGTTCCCCAGAACCATGTATAGATAGCCCCTGCATCAATGAACAATATGAGATCAAGTCGTGCTTAGGCATCTGTTCAAACAAGTTTTTTGCTCTCTCTATGTTCCCACACTTAGCATTCATGTCAACAAGAGCTACAAGAACATGAGCTCGACCTAGATCAATTGAACTTTGAGCAACATAATTATCAACCCATTTGGCCAACTCCAAACATCCCTCCTGAGAACAAGCTGACATCAAACTCACCATTATAAACTCATCTGGTTTAACATTACAGGAGTCCATTTCAATAAAAATGTTCACAACCACTCTGGCCTGACCATTATGAGCATACCCAGATATCAATGCCGACCATGCAACTATATCTCTATAAGGAGCTTGGTCAAACAAAACCCTTGCAGAAGCCATGTCATCTGATTTTGCATACCCATCAATCAAAGTCGTAAAAGAAACCACATTCTTCTCGGGCATCTCTTCGAATATCTTCCTAGCACTACCCAAGTCACCCAATTTCAAAAACCCTCCAATTATGGCATTCCATGAAGCAACGTTTCTCTGAGGCATCTCATCAAACAGCTTCCTTGCCTCCCCCAAGTCTCCAGCAATAACATACCCAACAACCATGGCCATCCAAGTAACCACATTTCTCTCAAACATATAATAGAACAGCTTACGGGCACAACCAATCTCTTTGCATTTCCCATACAAGTAAATCAAACTCGTACTCACAAACGCATCACACTCAACCCCACACCTCAACACCGACCCATGCAAGGTCCTTCCTTCTCTAATCTTTCCCTCACTTGCACACGCCTTGATCACCGAAGGGTAAGTATATCTATCAGGAACAGCCTCCTCTCTCTTCATGCGAATAAAAACCGAAACTGTTTCAGCAGAGCAGGACTTCTGGCAGTACCCTTTAATGAAAACATTCCATAGAAAAGTGTTGGGGGAGAAAACACGGTCGAAAACGCTGGCAGAGTAAGAGAGAATGGATAGAGCCTGAGAGAGGCCAATGAACAGAGATATGAGAGAGTGGTCTTGCTCTAAACCTCTTCGGACGATATGGGCGTGGACTAGTTGAAGATGGGTTGGAGTTTTACAGGCCTTGATAAGAGCTGGGATGGAGAGGAACAAGTAGGGGAGGTTAATGGGTAATAGAAAGTTTGGGTATGGGCGGATAACAGGCATAGGATAGGGATAGGCGATTAAATCTACATCATATAAACAAACTTATCATAAGAAGGTTTATCATGGCTATCTGGCTAGTTCTTATTATACTGGGATTCTTTCTAGATTTGTGTCGATTTCTTCTTACATGGAAAGTGTGGCATCTAGTAAGACATCAGTAAGCACTGTACTTCCGAGAAGGCTTAAACAGGCTAGACTATGAGAAAGTGGAGGCCTAGGACCCTCTTCCTATTTCCTACATGTGATTCTCTCCTTTACCAAATAAACACAAAAATTTCTATATTTTGTTCGGCAGCCTAATACTTTGTAGTTTAAGTTCTCCTTTTACTAccacaagaagaagaaaaaatatcaTGACTTTTGTTAATATTTTAGAGGCTcaaataaaagggagaaggaaacTTCAACCCAAAAAAGTATTTATTAAgacttatttttataattatcaccaataaatactatttttttaaaatttcaaatatCTCTTGGCATTCAATAATTATTATGTATACTTCAATTAACCATCAAAATTTGTGGCCTCATAAAACATGATTAAATATTTAGATAAGGATTCCTGTTTTCTAACTGTCTTGTCACCTTAACTCTCTATTATTgtctttttctttattatttacaCTAATAGTAAGTTGTTTTTTTACATTGGTATTTTGTAAACATATGCAAAAAATATTATGAATGATATATAGTCTCCATTGACCAATTACAAAATTTCAACTGCTTCATGAATTAAGGCGAATAGCTGCCCAAGGTTTTGGATCTCTGGTtggttaaattataattttatcctTGAGTTTAATGTTGATTTTAACAGATATGAGTAATAGGGAAGGGACTAAAGTgtataacaaataaataaaatttgggAACTCATGCTCCAATTATTAAATTGGGAAGTTAAGTAATACACTTGGTAAATATgaggaaaaaaaattaagattttgaatcaaaataataatattattattatattaataaatagaTAATGTAATTCTTAAAATATAAAGTTTTTTAAGGACAATTAATTGTTGCAACTTGCTATATATAATAGGTCACTTTAACTTCAAAATAGTTACGTAACTATTAAAACAACTCCATATATAATAAGGATAACTAGTTGAGTACTTTATTATGTGGGAAACAATGAAAGAAAGAAACATATAAAAGGATCTGATTGGAATTCTATCAAATGCagctatattttttattttgatttaatatttccctttgagtgtccaaaatgtattaaaagaaatttaaaaagaaaatactgaaaaaatgccatttttttaaagaaatttttattttctcaaaatgtATTATAAACAACAACATGATTCAATATAAAAGAGAATAAATTTCTAGTTATTGGTACAATAAAAAAGAGCATATATTACTCAATTGACTAAATTAATCAATGACTAGCAACCTTGCTCTCAATCTCTTTCTTTGAATGAACACTTCTTGTCCACTTTGAAATGCCCTAGCCCCAATTCGAATCTCCAATTGTTTTTATCCCCTATTTTTACTTAATATATTTAAGGGCACTCTTTGGGtgcccttaatactcttttaggacacccaaagtgagccTTTAAAAGTCACCACTCATATTATACACTCAAATTTTCTATTAAGCCTTTTTAGGACTCTTTGGACTTTTAAGGACACTcatcgcgagtcctaaaatgtgttttttaaggactttcaatGAGAGCCCTAAAAAGTACATAGACATTTTTTAGGACTTAcatttatgtgcgtgtcctaaaaaggaGACCCGTAAAagatattttgtagtagtgataaaaAGAAGAAAACGATTTAATTACATAATAACATTTACAAGATCATTATCTACATGATGAGATctccctaatatatatatatatatacatatatattttttatataataagtgtgtagataacggaaattcttgataACCATAACACAAGTTGTTCTATGATAACTGAACAGCCCATGTGTTTTTCTATGATTTTCTTTCATCAATTTCCCCCTAAATACTCataattcatctttttcttctataCACATAGTCTTTAGTGTACTTGTGTTTGAAGTTAGAGAAAAGCTAGACAATTAAAGGTAAAAAAATTGCTTTGCACCTGTCACTTATTTGCTTAGGTAATTTTTCTCTGCTTCATCTTTCACTATTTGTAGTAAGTATGTTGTCTGCCAAATATTTATCTACTACTCCATCCAATTTTCCATTAATAAAGTGGCTCTGAAGTCTTAAGTATAAATATTTCTGTTTCTTTTTTGGCAGAACCATGCGACCAGCTGAAGGTTTATCATGGCTATCTGGCTAGTTCTTATCATACTGGGATTCTTTCTAGATTTGTGTCGATTTCTTCTTAGATGGAAAGTGGGGCATCTAGTAAGACATCAGTAAGCACTGTACTTCCGAGAAGGCTTAAAGAGGCCAGACTATGAGAAAGTGGAGGCCTAGGACCCTCTTCCTATTTCCTACATGTGATTCTCTCCTTTACCAAATAAACACAAAAATTTCTATATTTTGTTCGGCAGCCTAATACTTTGTAGTTTAAGTTCTCCTTTTACTAccacaagaagaagaaaaaatatcatgaattttgttaatattttagAGGCTcaaataaaagggagaaggaaacTTCAACCCAAAAAAGCATTTATTAAgacttatttttat is a window of Humulus lupulus chromosome 4, drHumLupu1.1, whole genome shotgun sequence DNA encoding:
- the LOC133829732 gene encoding phenylacetaldehyde reductase-like isoform X3, with protein sequence MLIKALNKHITEREQRMSGAGKVVCVTGASGYIASWLVKVLLQSGYIVKATVSNLSDSKKTDHLLALDGAKERLHLFEANLMDEGSFDSAVSGCDGVFHTASPSFLSAPHPHAEIIEPAVKGTLNVLRSCAKVPSVKRVVITSSMASVVFNGTQCTPDVVVDETWFSDPAVCESMKLYYPLSKTLAEEAAWKFAKENMIDLVTIHPAVVLGPLLPPIINGSVELVIQLLKGNQMFPNEVFGYVDIRDVANAHIQ
- the LOC133829732 gene encoding putative pentatricopeptide repeat-containing protein At5g37570 isoform X2, producing the protein MPVIRPYPNFLLPINLPYLFLSIPALIKACKTPTHLQLVHAHIVRRGLEQDHSLISLFIGLSQALSILSYSASVFDRVFSPNTFLWNVFIKGYCQKSCSAETVSVFIRMKREEAVPDRYTYPSVIKACASEGKIREGRTLHGSVLRCGVECDAFVSTSLIYLYGKCKEIGCARKLFYYMFERNVVTWMAMVVGYVIAGDLGEARKLFDEMPQRNVASWNAIIGGFLKLGDLGSARKIFEEMPEKNVVSFTTLIDGYAKSDDMASARVLFDQAPYRDIVAWSALISGYAHNGQARVVVNIFIEMDSCNVKPDEFIMGLSIHGSGEQVVSLFHMMLNDGLIPDEVAFSVILTACSRSGLVEDGRRLFHLMKNEYSIAPSQDHYACMVDLLSRSRRLKEAYELLSSMPMEPTSASWGALLGTCMLHCDVELGELVASRLIELEPQNAGNYVLLSNIYAATDRWLDVSLVRSKMREKSVKKIPGRSWIRSHG
- the LOC133829732 gene encoding putative pentatricopeptide repeat-containing protein At5g37570 isoform X1, with protein sequence MPVIRPYPNFLLPINLPYLFLSIPALIKACKTPTHLQLVHAHIVRRGLEQDHSLISLFIGLSQALSILSYSASVFDRVFSPNTFLWNVFIKGYCQKSCSAETVSVFIRMKREEAVPDRYTYPSVIKACASEGKIREGRTLHGSVLRCGVECDAFVSTSLIYLYGKCKEIGCARKLFYYMFERNVVTWMAMVVGYVIAGDLGEARKLFDEMPQRNVASWNAIIGGFLKLGDLGSARKIFEEMPEKNVVSFTTLIDGYAKSDDMASARVLFDQAPYRDIVAWSALISGYAHNGQARVVVNIFIEMDSCNVKPDEFIMVSLMSACSQEGCLELAKWVDNYVAQSSIDLGRAHVLVALVDMNAKCGNIERAKNLFEQMPKHDLISYCSLMQGLSIHGSGEQVVSLFHMMLNDGLIPDEVAFSVILTACSRSGLVEDGRRLFHLMKNEYSIAPSQDHYACMVDLLSRSRRLKEAYELLSSMPMEPTSASWGALLGTCMLHCDVELGELVASRLIELEPQNAGNYVLLSNIYAATDRWLDVSLVRSKMREKSVKKIPGRSWIRSHG